One window of the Nitrospirota bacterium genome contains the following:
- the gspD gene encoding type II secretion system secretin GspD, whose amino-acid sequence MLMFFLLASLLLINFNSLHAQMNPPPPPVNDEGQTTGSEGTILPESEGTFQTQPLTLPRVIAPRSQSPAATPGSPAAAGANNPANLRNPLFFRGRDTGTTTTVSEAEKTGAEEIQPPSNPPQIPSGRQTAAKGSERMVTLDFNNVDLQTFVKFISELTGKNFVLDEKVQGKVTVISPTKISVDDAYKVFLTVLELKGFTAVGENKVIKIFPSREAKQSGVSIVTEERPLPDYENYETRVLRLNYISATEISRLIAPLVSKDGSSIPYSQTNTLILTDVKSNMNKLLNLIGELDKEPQKGKGGIYVHYLQNAGAEDMAKVLASLTSKSGARPAAGQASPDATVLFEGGISITADKATNSLIIMASPEDYERLKSIIERLDIRRKQVYVEAAIVEMSVDKARELGVEFRTTENLTANETIVAGGTLLAPPGAGLSSFAVNPLSVNGLVAAGIKGFLPDGTTPNIGALVRLFQSDSNINVLSTPNILTLDNQEAKIIVGQNVPFITGVSQTTGGNVQASIERKDVGIQLKITPHTTESDLVKLDIYQEISSLAGSVPVGTDQEVPITSKRSAETSVVVRDQETIVIAGLIKDDVTVTERKVPFLGDIPILGYLFKYENRKKVKTNLMLFITPYIIRDAEKLEELSRDKRRDGEAFRKKNKFQLKDSFILNPPK is encoded by the coding sequence ATGTTGATGTTCTTTCTTCTTGCTTCATTATTGCTGATTAATTTTAATTCATTACATGCACAGATGAACCCACCGCCTCCACCCGTTAATGATGAAGGGCAGACAACCGGGTCAGAAGGAACCATACTACCCGAGTCTGAAGGGACTTTTCAGACACAACCACTTACACTACCGCGCGTAATAGCGCCTCGTTCCCAATCGCCTGCGGCAACTCCCGGATCGCCGGCGGCAGCGGGGGCAAACAACCCGGCAAACCTCAGGAATCCTTTATTCTTCAGAGGGAGGGACACTGGAACAACCACTACTGTGTCAGAGGCTGAGAAAACGGGGGCAGAAGAGATTCAACCGCCGTCAAATCCTCCGCAAATACCTTCAGGCAGACAAACTGCTGCAAAGGGAAGCGAACGGATGGTAACCCTCGATTTTAACAACGTTGACCTTCAGACATTTGTTAAATTCATTAGTGAGCTTACAGGCAAGAACTTTGTGCTGGATGAGAAGGTTCAGGGAAAGGTAACAGTAATATCACCAACGAAAATATCAGTGGATGATGCATATAAGGTATTTCTTACAGTCCTTGAGCTTAAAGGGTTTACAGCAGTAGGTGAAAACAAGGTAATAAAGATATTTCCCTCGAGAGAGGCCAAGCAGAGCGGAGTCAGCATTGTAACAGAAGAAAGGCCTCTTCCCGATTATGAAAACTATGAAACCCGCGTGTTACGCTTGAATTATATCAGCGCCACTGAGATATCCAGGTTGATAGCCCCCCTTGTATCCAAGGATGGTTCAAGCATTCCTTATTCGCAGACCAACACCCTGATACTGACGGATGTCAAGAGCAATATGAACAAGCTGTTGAACCTGATAGGGGAATTAGACAAAGAACCTCAAAAGGGTAAAGGAGGCATTTATGTACATTATTTACAGAATGCCGGCGCAGAAGACATGGCAAAGGTCCTGGCCAGCCTGACCAGCAAATCCGGGGCAAGACCGGCTGCAGGACAAGCGTCTCCGGACGCTACCGTTTTATTTGAAGGCGGCATTTCCATCACGGCTGATAAGGCAACTAATTCACTGATTATAATGGCATCACCTGAGGATTACGAGCGGTTGAAGTCAATCATAGAGCGCCTTGATATAAGGCGCAAACAGGTATATGTGGAAGCGGCTATCGTTGAGATGAGCGTTGATAAGGCCCGCGAATTAGGAGTTGAGTTTAGAACTACTGAAAATCTAACTGCGAATGAAACTATTGTGGCCGGCGGGACATTGCTTGCACCTCCAGGCGCCGGTTTATCCAGCTTCGCTGTAAATCCCCTAAGTGTCAACGGCCTCGTGGCCGCAGGTATAAAGGGCTTTCTTCCTGATGGCACTACACCGAACATTGGCGCTCTTGTAAGGCTTTTTCAGAGTGACTCTAACATTAATGTACTATCAACACCCAATATACTTACTCTTGATAATCAGGAAGCAAAGATCATTGTTGGTCAGAATGTCCCTTTCATTACAGGGGTCAGCCAGACTACCGGCGGCAATGTCCAGGCTTCGATCGAAAGGAAGGACGTAGGTATCCAGTTGAAGATTACCCCGCACACGACAGAGAGCGACCTTGTCAAACTCGATATATATCAGGAAATATCAAGTCTTGCCGGCAGTGTACCTGTTGGCACAGACCAGGAGGTGCCAATAACGAGTAAGAGGTCCGCTGAGACATCTGTCGTAGTACGGGATCAGGAAACCATAGTGATAGCAGGTCTTATTAAGGATGATGTCACAGTAACGGAAAGAAAAGTCCCGTTCCTCGGTGACATACCAATTCTCGGTTATCTGTTCAAGTATGAGAACAGGAAAAAGGTAAAGACAAACCTGATGCTCTTCATCACCCCTTATATTATAAGGGATGCCGAAAAACTGGAAGAGCTCAGCCGGGATAAGAGGAGAGATGGAGAGGCCTTCAGGAAGAAGAATAAATTTCAACTCAAGGATAGTTTCATCTTAAATCCTCCCAAATAA
- the gspE gene encoding type II secretion system ATPase GspE has product MTRKRDLLGDILRNISSLGDSEVEECLDIQREKGGRIGEILVRTKHIRETDLLRALSIQLQIPYVQNLTEEDIDKDLVSSVPISFLKRHILIPFNKDNGTVKVAISDPLNITPIDDIRTFLESDIELILTESITILNAINMAYETHKEAAEQVIEDLGDGLTVGLDEPIDLIDAVDEAPIIKLINSLLFRSVKDRASDLHFEPFERDIAVRFRIDGVLHNILTLPKRFQPSVASRIKIMASLNIAEKRLPQDGRIGLKIAGKDIDVRVSIIPTSFGERIVMRLLDKSGYLLRLKDIGLSEDILHKFEKLIHLSHGIILVTGPTGSGKTTTLYAALMEINSPDKNIITIEDPVEYQIKGIGQMQINPKIELTFAKGLRSILRQDPDVIMVGEIRDLETSEIAIQASLTGHLVFSTLHTNDSAGAVTRLIDMGIEPFLVASSVVAIAAQRLIRLLCPSCKNEYAPTVPELAELGISPSQISGRHIYSAAGCDKCMHTGYRGRTGIYEILLVNDDIRGLIQQNVNSQIIKNKAIEGGMITLRKYGATKVIAGLTSIEEVSRVTQEDIVEL; this is encoded by the coding sequence ATGACAAGAAAGAGAGACCTCTTAGGAGACATCTTGCGGAATATATCCTCTCTTGGTGACAGCGAAGTAGAGGAATGTCTTGATATCCAGCGCGAAAAGGGGGGACGTATAGGCGAAATCCTTGTTCGTACAAAGCACATTAGAGAGACCGACCTTCTAAGGGCTTTAAGCATACAGCTCCAAATCCCGTATGTTCAGAACCTGACAGAAGAAGATATTGACAAAGACCTGGTTTCCTCTGTACCAATCTCATTTCTAAAACGCCACATCCTTATCCCTTTCAATAAGGATAACGGGACTGTAAAAGTAGCCATCTCCGATCCATTAAATATTACTCCTATAGATGACATAAGGACATTTCTGGAGTCTGACATTGAATTGATTCTGACTGAGTCTATTACGATCCTAAATGCCATAAACATGGCTTATGAGACTCACAAAGAGGCTGCAGAACAGGTGATAGAAGATCTTGGTGACGGGCTGACAGTAGGGCTTGATGAACCCATTGACCTCATTGATGCAGTTGATGAGGCACCGATAATCAAACTTATTAACTCTCTTCTTTTCAGGTCTGTAAAAGACAGGGCGAGTGATTTACACTTTGAACCCTTTGAAAGGGACATAGCTGTCCGGTTCAGGATTGACGGTGTCCTCCACAACATCCTTACCCTTCCAAAGAGGTTCCAGCCAAGTGTGGCATCGAGAATAAAGATTATGGCCTCTCTGAATATCGCGGAAAAACGCCTTCCTCAGGACGGCAGGATAGGATTAAAGATTGCGGGTAAAGACATTGACGTGCGTGTCTCGATTATCCCAACCTCCTTCGGCGAGCGTATTGTCATGAGACTCCTTGATAAGTCAGGGTATCTTCTAAGGCTGAAGGATATCGGACTCTCTGAAGATATACTGCATAAATTTGAAAAATTGATACACCTGTCTCATGGCATAATACTTGTCACAGGACCTACCGGGAGCGGCAAGACTACAACACTATACGCCGCCCTCATGGAAATTAATTCACCGGACAAGAATATCATCACTATTGAAGACCCCGTAGAGTATCAGATAAAGGGAATAGGTCAGATGCAGATCAATCCAAAGATTGAACTCACTTTTGCAAAAGGCTTGAGGTCAATACTGCGTCAGGACCCGGATGTGATAATGGTCGGTGAGATAAGGGACCTGGAGACCTCAGAGATTGCCATTCAGGCATCACTGACCGGTCACCTTGTCTTCAGCACACTCCACACTAATGACTCGGCCGGGGCAGTTACAAGGCTAATTGATATGGGTATTGAACCATTCCTCGTTGCATCATCAGTGGTAGCCATAGCAGCTCAAAGACTTATAAGACTGCTATGCCCGTCATGCAAAAATGAGTATGCACCTACCGTCCCTGAACTTGCAGAACTTGGGATCAGTCCGTCTCAGATAAGCGGCCGGCACATTTATTCTGCCGCCGGATGTGACAAGTGTATGCATACAGGTTACAGGGGGCGAACAGGAATCTACGAAATCCTGCTTGTAAATGATGATATCCGGGGACTTATTCAGCAGAACGTAAATTCACAGATAATCAAAAATAAGGCTATAGAAGGAGGAATGATAACCCTCAGGAAATACGGCGCAACAAAAGTCATTGCCGGCCTGACGAGCATTGAAGAGGTCTCCAGGGTAACTCAGGAGGACATTGTTGAACTATAA
- the gspF gene encoding type II secretion system inner membrane protein GspF: MPVFEYKGLTTDGKDTHGFIDAENSQGAKLKLRKSGVFPTEVSEESARKAEEGTATARSIRRRVKKKEVTVFTRQLATLLTAGLPLMEGLSATIDHVDDPVLKRTITKIREDVREGASFADAMRSHPKVFSDLYTNMIQAGEASGALDVVLSRLADFQESQMRLKNKIWATMTYPILMLFIGTAVLGFLFAYVIPQVTKVFEDIGQALPLPTLILISISNFFRSYWWVLGSAIFIVIFSTVQYVKTPKGRNVYDRLILRAPLFGKLVRIIAISRFSRTLSTLLASGIPLINSMDIVKTVVNNTVLSKIIEDAKDRVREGEPLSEPLRRSGAFPSMVIQMITAGEKSGELEGMLSKVSETYDNEVDTTVSGLTALLEPIMVLFMGVVVLFVVLSILLPIFEMSQVVR; the protein is encoded by the coding sequence ATGCCTGTATTCGAATATAAAGGACTCACTACTGACGGTAAAGATACACATGGCTTTATCGATGCGGAGAACAGCCAGGGGGCGAAGCTAAAACTCAGAAAATCAGGTGTCTTTCCCACAGAGGTATCTGAGGAGTCAGCCCGAAAGGCAGAAGAAGGAACTGCAACTGCACGCAGTATTCGAAGGAGGGTAAAGAAAAAGGAGGTTACTGTATTTACCCGCCAGCTTGCTACGCTGCTTACAGCAGGCCTTCCGCTTATGGAGGGATTGTCTGCAACTATTGATCACGTTGATGACCCTGTACTCAAGAGAACTATCACCAAAATTCGGGAAGATGTCCGGGAAGGGGCATCTTTCGCAGATGCGATGAGATCCCATCCCAAGGTCTTTTCAGACTTATACACAAATATGATACAGGCAGGAGAGGCGAGCGGTGCGCTTGATGTCGTACTCTCAAGACTTGCCGATTTTCAGGAAAGCCAGATGAGGCTTAAAAACAAGATATGGGCAACTATGACTTATCCTATATTGATGTTATTCATAGGTACCGCTGTACTTGGGTTCCTGTTCGCCTATGTCATACCTCAGGTGACAAAGGTATTTGAGGATATTGGACAGGCATTGCCGCTTCCGACACTCATTCTTATATCAATCAGCAACTTCTTCAGGTCTTACTGGTGGGTCCTTGGCAGCGCCATTTTCATAGTAATATTTTCAACTGTACAATATGTAAAGACCCCTAAGGGAAGAAATGTGTATGACAGGTTGATCCTGCGGGCCCCGCTTTTTGGGAAATTAGTGCGGATTATCGCCATATCAAGGTTTTCAAGGACGTTGAGTACACTTTTAGCGAGCGGCATACCTCTTATAAACTCAATGGATATCGTTAAGACCGTAGTAAACAACACAGTTTTATCCAAAATAATAGAAGATGCGAAAGACCGTGTGAGGGAAGGGGAACCGTTGTCAGAACCGCTAAGACGGAGCGGGGCATTCCCTTCTATGGTAATACAGATGATAACTGCCGGTGAAAAGAGCGGGGAGCTTGAGGGTATGCTTTCCAAGGTCTCCGAGACATATGATAACGAGGTTGACACAACCGTCTCCGGCCTTACGGCACTGCTGGAACCGATAATGGTGTTGTTCATGGGGGTTGTTGTGCTCTTTGTGGTACTCTCGATATTGCTGCCTATTTTTGAAATGAGCCAGGTAGTACGGTAA
- the gspG gene encoding type II secretion system major pseudopilin GspG — MKRCIKDNKGFTLIEIMVVLIIIGLLAGIVVPRLMGRTEEAKRTKTAVQIKNLQSALDLYKLDSGNYPSTDQGLQALAEKPAVGEIPRNWKEGGYMDKIPKDAWGNNYVYISPGIHGEFDLYSYGADGEEGGEGKNADIQSWNIE; from the coding sequence ATGAAACGATGCATAAAAGACAATAAGGGTTTTACGCTTATTGAGATCATGGTGGTGCTTATCATCATCGGTCTCCTTGCCGGTATTGTTGTGCCCAGGCTTATGGGACGTACTGAGGAGGCCAAACGTACAAAAACGGCTGTACAGATAAAGAATCTCCAGTCAGCGCTTGACCTGTATAAACTGGACAGCGGAAACTACCCGAGTACGGACCAGGGTCTTCAGGCGCTGGCAGAAAAGCCGGCGGTCGGCGAGATACCGAGGAACTGGAAGGAAGGCGGATATATGGACAAGATACCAAAAGACGCCTGGGGTAATAACTATGTCTATATAAGTCCCGGCATACATGGAGAGTTTGATCTTTATTCTTATGGCGCAGATGGAGAAGAGGGCGGGGAAGGGAAAAATGCCGATATCCAGAGTTGGAACATCGAATAA
- the gspI gene encoding type II secretion system minor pseudopilin GspI, giving the protein MFGMTDAGFTLLEVMIAIVIIATSFVTLLHTRNQSITAADYAKRTTVATLLASERMSDIENGDFPDTGQDSSNFGDLYPEYRWKTSVSDTAYDNIREVKVEVLWGKEGSERSVGMVNFVRKKE; this is encoded by the coding sequence ATGTTCGGGATGACAGATGCCGGCTTCACTCTCCTTGAAGTTATGATAGCGATTGTTATAATTGCGACATCGTTTGTGACCCTTCTCCATACGCGAAACCAGAGTATTACTGCTGCTGATTATGCAAAACGCACTACCGTGGCTACACTCCTCGCATCGGAAAGGATGAGTGACATAGAGAATGGTGATTTCCCCGACACCGGTCAGGACAGCAGCAACTTTGGCGATTTGTATCCTGAATACAGGTGGAAGACATCTGTCTCAGATACTGCCTATGATAATATCAGAGAGGTAAAAGTTGAGGTACTGTGGGGCAAGGAAGGCTCGGAGAGGAGTGTAGGAATGGTAAACTTTGTCAGGAAAAAGGAGTAA
- a CDS encoding prepilin-type N-terminal cleavage/methylation domain-containing protein, which yields MKQIKNIYGFTLMEVLLATAILGIIMMIIYGSFVQTRLVIGRTEASVDGLRGIRAAFSRITSDINMAFLSASNDNTFFVGTDDYSAGYPTDQIDFTSFSHIRRYSDALESDQMEVGYFLRKDFEGSSVLMKREKNRIDVNPMYGGRTYELCEDIAGIDFRYLDEGTWLESWDSRVSKKLPEAVEITIIIKDSGGTERSFRTITEIPMSGR from the coding sequence ATGAAACAGATAAAAAACATTTATGGTTTTACTTTGATGGAGGTGCTGCTTGCCACTGCTATCCTCGGTATCATTATGATGATCATTTACGGAAGCTTTGTTCAAACCAGGCTCGTCATTGGGAGAACTGAGGCATCTGTTGACGGATTAAGAGGTATACGTGCGGCATTCAGCAGGATTACCAGCGACATCAACATGGCCTTTTTATCAGCTTCAAATGATAACACCTTTTTTGTAGGAACTGATGACTATTCGGCTGGTTATCCAACCGACCAGATTGATTTCACATCATTCTCACACATAAGACGCTACAGTGATGCCCTGGAGTCTGATCAGATGGAGGTAGGGTATTTTCTGCGCAAGGACTTCGAGGGTTCTTCTGTCCTGATGAAGAGGGAAAAAAACCGCATAGATGTCAATCCCATGTACGGCGGCAGGACATATGAGTTGTGTGAAGATATAGCAGGTATTGACTTCAGGTATCTCGATGAAGGCACGTGGCTTGAGAGCTGGGATTCTCGGGTCTCAAAGAAATTACCCGAGGCTGTAGAAATAACAATAATCATAAAAGACAGCGGTGGCACTGAGAGGTCATTCAGGACTATAACAGAGATACCCATGAGTGGAAGATGA
- the gspK gene encoding type II secretion system minor pseudopilin GspK, whose product MNLRNNKGIAIVITLLVLTLLIVLILEFNTGMRIEARAAANFRDDIKAYYLARSGVTFAMAVLEDDDKTDQNYDAPDELWAQKLPPIPLGDGFVTVEITDEDSKINVNKMSSGFGIVNSETMRALMGRYLKQFDLDEDIANSIADWIDQDDLERMPGGAESSYYGSLQDPYEAKNKPFDSLQELRLVKGMEGENYNKLSKFLTVHSDGWININTAGKEVLMSLSDNLAGEIADEIIAFRGENPFLAKVDIKNNISISEDLYNEIVKFIDVKSNYFSIVSSGKVNQSQKTIRAEITRQNNKAKIIYWRVE is encoded by the coding sequence ATGAACCTAAGAAACAACAAGGGAATAGCCATTGTCATTACACTGCTTGTACTGACGCTACTTATTGTCCTGATACTTGAGTTCAATACAGGCATGCGTATTGAGGCGCGGGCTGCAGCCAACTTCAGAGATGATATCAAGGCATACTATCTGGCAAGGTCAGGTGTGACCTTTGCAATGGCAGTGCTGGAGGACGATGACAAGACAGATCAGAACTATGATGCCCCCGATGAATTATGGGCACAGAAACTTCCACCGATCCCGCTTGGCGATGGTTTTGTAACAGTAGAGATTACTGACGAGGACAGCAAGATCAATGTGAATAAGATGTCCTCAGGATTTGGTATAGTCAACAGTGAGACTATGCGCGCACTAATGGGACGCTATCTGAAACAGTTTGATTTGGATGAAGACATTGCAAATTCAATAGCAGACTGGATTGACCAGGATGACCTTGAAAGAATGCCTGGCGGCGCCGAAAGCAGTTACTATGGAAGCCTTCAGGATCCTTATGAAGCAAAGAACAAGCCCTTTGATTCACTTCAGGAATTACGTCTGGTCAAAGGTATGGAGGGTGAGAATTACAACAAATTGAGTAAATTCCTTACAGTGCACTCAGACGGATGGATAAATATAAATACTGCCGGGAAAGAGGTATTAATGTCGCTATCAGATAATCTCGCTGGAGAGATCGCAGATGAAATTATTGCATTCAGGGGAGAGAATCCATTTCTGGCAAAAGTTGATATTAAAAATAATATCTCAATAAGTGAAGACTTATACAATGAGATAGTGAAGTTTATTGATGTAAAGAGCAATTATTTCTCTATAGTCTCATCAGGTAAAGTAAACCAGAGTCAAAAGACTATAAGGGCTGAGATAACAAGGCAGAATAATAAGGCGAAAATAATATACTGGCGTGTCGAATAA
- a CDS encoding carboxypeptidase regulatory-like domain-containing protein has translation MKNKFFVLFILLLATGFTVISANAGGKGDLRDINKHPKPDGTLLRYADAISGVIIDPDNIPIEGAEISLFDGFLLKNTKSDSNGVYNILQLPVSAGLMAVLFITKDRYVPSIVSFKRREGVKTDFPVILKRADKEKAGFVGGVIYQPISGGKIQHQSGINGFGREKRVWLENDGIIIETKSNQEGHFIFEVPVGHYLLQAEGSREKPVVEITEGKTVIRNMRSGIILVD, from the coding sequence ATGAAGAATAAATTTTTTGTCCTATTTATTCTTTTATTAGCTACAGGATTCACTGTCATTTCTGCGAATGCAGGCGGTAAGGGTGACCTCAGAGACATTAATAAACACCCTAAACCGGACGGTACATTATTGAGATATGCAGACGCGATCTCAGGTGTTATTATAGATCCAGACAATATTCCAATAGAAGGCGCTGAAATAAGCCTCTTTGACGGCTTTTTACTTAAGAATACAAAGAGTGACAGTAATGGGGTGTATAATATATTGCAATTGCCTGTCTCTGCCGGCCTTATGGCTGTTCTTTTTATTACTAAAGACAGATATGTCCCGTCAATTGTTAGCTTTAAAAGAAGAGAAGGGGTTAAGACGGATTTCCCGGTTATTTTGAAAAGGGCGGATAAAGAAAAGGCTGGTTTTGTTGGAGGGGTTATATATCAGCCAATAAGCGGCGGTAAGATACAACACCAAAGTGGAATTAACGGCTTCGGGAGGGAAAAACGTGTGTGGCTGGAAAATGATGGTATCATTATAGAAACAAAAAGTAATCAGGAAGGTCACTTTATTTTTGAGGTTCCCGTGGGACATTACCTGCTTCAGGCAGAAGGGTCAAGGGAGAAACCTGTTGTCGAGATAACAGAGGGAAAGACCGTTATACGAAACATGAGGTCAGGGATAATACTGGTTGATTGA
- the pilM gene encoding pilus assembly protein PilM: MSRKILGLDIGSHSIKAVLVKEGFGKIEPVRYIEKPRINGDVQGLIRSIFQEAHLKPDIVVSSVAGTNVSVHYLQIPFSDESKISRVVPNEVENLIPFHLEDMVIDQVILSKGNGAKPSGGGSSVCVALIKKQTLQHHIDMLKEASVDSKIIELESLAFYHAFMQWNKTEDTVALLDIGAERSNLCIVAKGKPVSVRTFTRGGDSATAAIKDACGGSMEEAEERKLSSEITLSRVIVGTELNAAPDKGSQTMTDQEIPKPVMDDMPDEREPAFPDEDTGNNGSHQNTEEIISSAVKKGLSPLVTELMQSIHAYESQNNDEVSKLYISGGGARLRNLEKFLSMELHMDVDKFSIPGEFLQKLQIQADAGHTLSTGIGLALCGTRRKQSTGINFKKGEQISRKESNVNIRRTIYIIAAIITVSILGFADFYYNVHYREERYNAIKKEMRKVFMETFPETKNIVDENQQFKSSVEEMRKKVEALGGGTKGEVTSLDILNVISEKIPKEMQVDVDDIMIDKSKLRVQGETDSFESVEKIKKEFESVGFFKKVDVSDAKLSADQKKVKFRIIIDM, translated from the coding sequence ATGTCCCGTAAAATATTAGGCTTAGACATAGGAAGTCATTCAATAAAGGCCGTACTGGTCAAAGAGGGATTCGGCAAGATTGAGCCGGTCAGGTATATTGAAAAACCCCGGATCAACGGTGACGTCCAGGGTCTAATCAGGTCAATCTTCCAGGAGGCACACCTCAAGCCGGATATCGTAGTAAGCTCTGTAGCAGGCACCAACGTATCCGTCCATTACCTGCAGATCCCATTCTCTGATGAATCAAAGATCAGCAGGGTTGTGCCGAATGAAGTTGAGAACCTCATACCTTTCCACCTTGAGGATATGGTCATAGACCAGGTCATCCTGTCAAAAGGGAATGGAGCAAAACCATCCGGCGGCGGTTCATCCGTGTGCGTCGCCCTGATCAAAAAACAGACACTGCAGCATCATATAGATATGCTGAAAGAGGCATCCGTTGACTCAAAGATTATTGAGCTCGAATCTCTCGCCTTCTATCATGCCTTTATGCAGTGGAACAAGACAGAGGATACGGTTGCACTACTTGATATCGGGGCAGAACGGAGCAATCTTTGTATAGTCGCAAAAGGCAAACCTGTCTCTGTAAGGACGTTCACACGTGGAGGAGATAGCGCCACGGCCGCAATCAAGGATGCATGCGGCGGTAGTATGGAAGAGGCGGAGGAAAGAAAACTGTCGTCTGAGATTACCCTGTCGCGGGTCATAGTGGGGACAGAATTAAATGCTGCCCCCGATAAAGGATCTCAAACGATGACGGATCAGGAGATCCCGAAACCTGTTATGGATGACATGCCGGATGAAAGGGAGCCGGCATTTCCCGATGAAGATACCGGAAACAACGGTTCGCATCAGAATACAGAAGAAATTATATCCTCTGCAGTAAAGAAGGGGCTTTCGCCCCTTGTAACCGAACTTATGCAAAGCATACATGCGTATGAGAGCCAAAACAATGATGAGGTGTCAAAGCTCTACATTTCAGGGGGAGGGGCAAGGCTTCGCAATCTGGAAAAGTTTCTTTCTATGGAACTGCATATGGACGTTGATAAATTCAGCATACCTGGCGAGTTTTTGCAGAAATTGCAGATACAGGCAGATGCAGGACATACCCTTTCTACAGGCATTGGACTGGCGTTGTGCGGTACCCGCAGGAAACAAAGTACCGGCATTAATTTCAAAAAGGGTGAACAGATCAGCAGGAAAGAAAGCAATGTAAACATAAGAAGAACTATATATATTATTGCAGCCATTATCACCGTTTCGATCCTCGGTTTCGCAGATTTCTATTATAACGTCCATTACCGGGAAGAAAGATATAATGCAATTAAGAAGGAAATGCGCAAGGTCTTCATGGAGACATTTCCGGAGACCAAAAACATCGTGGATGAGAATCAGCAATTCAAGAGTTCCGTCGAGGAAATGAGAAAGAAGGTTGAAGCCCTTGGAGGCGGGACTAAAGGTGAAGTTACCTCGCTTGATATCCTGAATGTTATATCAGAAAAGATCCCTAAAGAAATGCAGGTTGATGTTGATGATATTATGATTGACAAGAGTAAGCTAAGGGTTCAGGGAGAGACTGACAGCTTTGAGTCTGTTGAAAAGATAAAAAAGGAATTTGAATCAGTGGGCTTTTTCAAAAAAGTGGACGTATCCGACGCAAAACTGTCGGCAGATCAAAAAAAGGTTAAGTTCAGAATAATAATAGATATGTAA
- a CDS encoding type II secretion system protein M has product MTKIVQYINKINSRLNPRERAIIIFGSIGAIAIIAYAVVIGPLTDRYTTLLRMTEQKEEQYKNMLQLKEEYTLLKKEYTELEKGASRTKEGFTPLTFMENVSTQARIRDKVVSMKPRVTPLGENFRESSIEVKIEKVVLEQITTYLHLIEGSAYPLKIRTMQLKSRFDDPGMMDASIVVSFFEKVK; this is encoded by the coding sequence ATGACAAAAATAGTCCAGTATATTAATAAGATAAATTCGCGTTTAAACCCAAGGGAAAGGGCCATTATAATCTTTGGCTCGATCGGGGCAATTGCGATAATCGCTTATGCAGTTGTCATCGGGCCTTTGACAGACCGTTATACTACCCTTCTCAGGATGACAGAGCAAAAGGAAGAACAATATAAGAATATGCTGCAGTTGAAAGAAGAATATACTTTACTGAAAAAGGAATATACGGAACTGGAAAAAGGTGCATCAAGGACTAAAGAAGGCTTCACACCCCTGACCTTCATGGAAAATGTATCTACTCAGGCACGCATAAGGGACAAGGTAGTCTCTATGAAACCACGGGTAACCCCGCTTGGTGAAAACTTCCGGGAGTCGTCAATTGAGGTTAAGATTGAAAAGGTTGTACTGGAGCAGATTACAACATATTTACACCTGATTGAAGGCTCTGCCTATCCGTTGAAGATCAGGACAATGCAATTGAAGAGCAGGTTTGATGACCCCGGGATGATGGATGCATCTATAGTCGTTTCTTTTTTTGAAAAGGTTAAATAG